Proteins from one Pagrus major chromosome 1, Pma_NU_1.0 genomic window:
- the pex6 gene encoding peroxisomal ATPase PEX6 isoform X1, whose product MSKMAALAELHCADGFPPHLSPLDVLISQSHLDSVLQNDTDPPTVLFTPQRPPGSGGPGILLRVHPLTEEDAAGCGGGNSPGAESGRRVRLLTSRLFMRHHGLPRFGTTGTVRPLKPLGLDRVVLGARGRQNLRWAGAEQVTGGLLELCRPGQWLLARQGDPLLLPRHPVPGEDPGQQQLLELLVLDCSPVTQGRITADTSVVLTDCWDSADPPGPAPPCRPLRLCVSDFAHYADGLGGGRSLLDSRRLLGRGFSGVLQALECRLDVRVLDAQRWFWVGGQQGAAVDVDSCVLVSKQLLLRLGLFNREWVKLSSRPDLRGGVCRERLVSVLVLDPAQSPDLQNQHEVGFISTTLWFNMTGGDEIPERSCTLRVKRWKPSPAAPGGRHSDTSCRSASPPFASELHVEPVASPLYNNLSCCDNILSEHFRTPRLVSQGDILTVPAENHPDLLENNSEGIHRCPVLFFRVHKVCPSAETRGGEEEEGGAHLADRLHTSLYMRASTNSPVPSSSVGGASLWSSPSPPGLDKTVELLGSTILPHLLHSSLSGCTVLLHGPAGSGKVTAVSAASRRLNLHLLKVDCVSVCADTPAASEVKLTAAFQRAGAVQPCVLLLRNLQLLLRPRGGAEDDGRVTAALCQLLSSAPSSVVVVATVCRPRDLSAGVVAAFVHQVALESPTEEQRRSMLVSLSRDLHLGTDVNLDRLSKLTAGLVLGDLSALLVEAGRSACRRLIHSCAGWQEEDLCSSGVTIMNQDFTAALETLQDAQSTAIGAPKIPDVRWDDVGGLQQVKKEILDTVQLPLQRPELLSLGLNRTGVLLYGPPGTGKTLLAKAVATECSMTFLSVKGPELINMYVGQSEENIREVFCRARSAAPCVVFFDELDSLAPSRGRSGDSGGVMDRVVSQLLAELDALNSSVGVFVIGATNRPDLLDQSLLRPGRFDKLVYVGINEDRVSQLQVLRAVLRKFQLDPAVDLQQVVDRCPAHVTGADLYALCSDAMTAAIKRKIALIEDGVDSEDSPVLLSADDFSAALQTFRPSVSEQELLRYKNIQQRLSAK is encoded by the exons ATGTCCAAGATGGCGGCGCTGGCGGAGCTGCACTGTGCGGACGGTTTCCCGCCGCACCTGAGTCCTCTGGACGTCCTCATCTCACAGTCTCACCTGGACTCGGTTCTTCAGAATGACACGGACCCACCGACCGTCCTCTTCACCCCGCAGCGGCCTCCGGGCTCCGGGGGACCGGGCATTTTACTCCGCGTTCACCCGCTCACCGAGGAGGACGCCGCCGGCTGCGGAGGCGGAAACTCCCCCGGAGCAGAGTCCGGGAGGCGGGTCCGCCTGCTCACCAGCCGCCTCTTCATGCGGCACCACGGGCTCCCGCGGTTCGGCACCACGGGGACCGTCCGGCCTCTGAAGCCGCTCGGCCTGGACAGAGTGGTGCTGGGAGCCCGCGGCCGGCAGAACCTCCGCTGGGCCGGAGCCGAGCAGGTCACCGGCGGGCTGCTGGAGCTCTGCCGCCCGGGACAGTGGCTGCTGGCCCGGCAGGGAGacccgctgctgctgccccgACACCCGGTGCCGGGAGAGGACCCGGGACAG cagcagctgttggagCTGCTGGTGTTGGACTGCAGTCCCGTGACGCAGGGACGGATCACCGCCGACACGTCCGTGGTTCTGACGGACTGCTGGGACTCGGCGGACCCCCCAGGACCCGCCCCGCCCTGCAGACCGCTCCGTCTGTGCGTGTCGGACTTCGCTCATTACGCCGACGGCCTCGGAGGGGGGCGGTCTCTCCTCGACAGCAGGAGGCTGCTGGGCCGGGGCTTCTCCGGCGTCCTGCAGGCGCTGGAGTGCCGGCTGGATGTGCGGGTGCTGGACGCTCAGCGCTGGTTCTGGGTCGGAGGTCAGCAGGGAGCCGCCGTGGACGTGGACAGCTGTGTGCTGGTgagcaaacagctgctgctcaggCTGGGGCTGTTTAACCGGGAGTGGGTGAAGCTGTCGTCCAGGCCGGACCTGAGGGGGGGCGTCTGCAGGGAGCGGCTGGTCTCGGTCCTGGTGCTGGATCCAGCTCAGAGTCCAGACCTGCAGAACCAGCATGAAGTCGGATTCATATCAACCACTCTGTGGTTCAACATGACGGGAGGAGACGAGATCCCCGAGAGGAGCTGCACACTGAGAGTGAAG AGGTGGAAACCGTCTCCGGCAGCGCCCGGCGGCCGTCACTCCGACACTTCCTGCCGCTCCGCCTCTCCACCGTTCGCCAGCGAGCTTCACGTCGAGCCGGTGGCGTCTCCGCTGTACAACAACCTGAGCTGCTGTGACAACATCCTGTCTGAACACTTCAGGACGCCGAG actggTCTCACAGGGAGACATCCTGACGGTTCCTGCTGAAAACCATCCAGACCTGCTGGAGAACAACTCAGAGGGGATACACAG GTGTCCGGTGCTGTTCTTCAGAGTGCACAAGGTGTGTCCGTCTGCAGAGAcacgaggaggagaagaagaagagggcgGAGCTCACCTGGCTGACAGACTGCACACCTCACTCTACatg CGAGCGTCCACCAACAGCCCCGTCCCCTCGTCCTCTGTGGGGGGAGCGTCTCTGTGGAGCAGCCCGTCTCCTCCGGGCCTCGACAAGACCGTCGAGCTCCTCGGCAGCACCATCCTCCCACACCTGCTCCACAG ctctctgtctgGTTGCACCGTCCTCCTTCACGGTCCCGCAGGAAGTGGTAAGGTGACGGCGGTGAGCGCGGCGAGTCGCAGACTGAACCTGCACCTGCTGAAG GTGGactgtgtgagcgtgtgtgccGACACTCCTGCAGCCTCCGAGGTGAAGCTGACGGCGGCGTTCCAGCGGGCCGGCGCCGTGCAGCCGTGCGTCCTGCTGCTCAGgaacctgcagctcctcctcagacCCCGCGGCGGCGCCGAGGACGACGGCAGAGTCACAGCCGCACTCTGCCAGCTGCTCAGCAGCGCCCCCAGCAG CGTGGTCGTCGTGGCGACCGTCTGCAGACCTCGGGACCTGTCTGCAGGGGTCGTGGCAGCGTTTGTCCACCAGGTGGCGTTAGAGAGTCCCACTGAGGAGCAGCGGCGCTCCATGCTGGTCAGCCTGAGCCGAGACCTTCACCTGGGAACGGACGTCAACCTGGACAGACTGTCCAAACTCACTGCG ggtTTAGTGTTGGGGGACCTGAGTGCTCTGCTGGTCGAGGCTGGTAGATCTGCCTGCAGGAGGCTGATTCACAGCTG TGCCGGCTGGCAGGAGGAGGATCTGTGCTCCAGTGGTGTGACCATCATGAACCAGGACTTCACCGCCGCCCTGGAGACCCTGCAGGACGCCCAGTCCACGGCCATCGGAGCCCCCAAG ATCCCTGATGTACGCTGGGACGATGTCGGAGGTCTGCAGCAGGTGAAGAAAGAGATCCTGGACACAGtccagcttcctctgcagcgtCCAGAGCTCCTGTCTCTGGGTCTGAACCGGACCGGAGTCCTGCTGTACGGACCACCAGGAACAGGAAAGACTCTGCTGGCTAAAGCTGTGGCTACTGAGTGCTCCATGACCTTCCTCAG tgtcaaAGGTCCAGAGCTCATCAACATGTACGTGGGTCAGAGTGAAGAGAACATCAGAGAAG TGTTCTGCAGAGCTCGCTCAGCTGCTCCCTGTGTCGTCTTCTTTGATGAGCTGGACTCTCTGGCGCCCAGCAGGGGGCGCAGTGGAGACTCCGGAGGTGTGATGGACAG AGTCGTGTCTCAGCTGCTCGCCGAGCTCGACGCTCTGAACTCGTCTGTCGGAGTTTTTGTGATCGGAGCCACGAACCGTCCGGATCTGCTGGACCAATCACTGCTGAGGCCCggcag GTTTGATAAACTCGTCTACGTTGGAATCAACGAGGACCGGGTCTCTCAGCTGCAGGTTCTCCGGGCCGTCCTCAGAAA GTTCCAGCTGGACCCGGCGGTCGACCTGCAGCAGGTGGTGGACCGCTGCCCCGCTCACGTGACCGGCGCCGACCTGTACGCTCTCTGTTCGGACGCCATGACGGCCGCCATCAAGAGGAAGATCGCTCTGATAGAGGAcg GTGTGGACTCGGAGGACTCTcccgtcctcctctctgctgacGATTTCTCTGCAGCGCTGCAAACCTTCAGGCCGTCGGTTTCAGAGCAGGAGCTGCTGCGATACAAGAACATCCAACAGAGACTCAGCGCCAAGTAG
- the pex6 gene encoding peroxisomal ATPase PEX6 isoform X2, producing the protein MAALAELHCADGFPPHLSPLDVLISQSHLDSVLQNDTDPPTVLFTPQRPPGSGGPGILLRVHPLTEEDAAGCGGGNSPGAESGRRVRLLTSRLFMRHHGLPRFGTTGTVRPLKPLGLDRVVLGARGRQNLRWAGAEQVTGGLLELCRPGQWLLARQGDPLLLPRHPVPGEDPGQQLLELLVLDCSPVTQGRITADTSVVLTDCWDSADPPGPAPPCRPLRLCVSDFAHYADGLGGGRSLLDSRRLLGRGFSGVLQALECRLDVRVLDAQRWFWVGGQQGAAVDVDSCVLVSKQLLLRLGLFNREWVKLSSRPDLRGGVCRERLVSVLVLDPAQSPDLQNQHEVGFISTTLWFNMTGGDEIPERSCTLRVKRWKPSPAAPGGRHSDTSCRSASPPFASELHVEPVASPLYNNLSCCDNILSEHFRTPRLVSQGDILTVPAENHPDLLENNSEGIHRCPVLFFRVHKVCPSAETRGGEEEEGGAHLADRLHTSLYMRASTNSPVPSSSVGGASLWSSPSPPGLDKTVELLGSTILPHLLHSSLSGCTVLLHGPAGSGKVTAVSAASRRLNLHLLKVDCVSVCADTPAASEVKLTAAFQRAGAVQPCVLLLRNLQLLLRPRGGAEDDGRVTAALCQLLSSAPSSVVVVATVCRPRDLSAGVVAAFVHQVALESPTEEQRRSMLVSLSRDLHLGTDVNLDRLSKLTAGLVLGDLSALLVEAGRSACRRLIHSCAGWQEEDLCSSGVTIMNQDFTAALETLQDAQSTAIGAPKIPDVRWDDVGGLQQVKKEILDTVQLPLQRPELLSLGLNRTGVLLYGPPGTGKTLLAKAVATECSMTFLSVKGPELINMYVGQSEENIREVFCRARSAAPCVVFFDELDSLAPSRGRSGDSGGVMDRVVSQLLAELDALNSSVGVFVIGATNRPDLLDQSLLRPGRFDKLVYVGINEDRVSQLQVLRAVLRKFQLDPAVDLQQVVDRCPAHVTGADLYALCSDAMTAAIKRKIALIEDGVDSEDSPVLLSADDFSAALQTFRPSVSEQELLRYKNIQQRLSAK; encoded by the exons ATGGCGGCGCTGGCGGAGCTGCACTGTGCGGACGGTTTCCCGCCGCACCTGAGTCCTCTGGACGTCCTCATCTCACAGTCTCACCTGGACTCGGTTCTTCAGAATGACACGGACCCACCGACCGTCCTCTTCACCCCGCAGCGGCCTCCGGGCTCCGGGGGACCGGGCATTTTACTCCGCGTTCACCCGCTCACCGAGGAGGACGCCGCCGGCTGCGGAGGCGGAAACTCCCCCGGAGCAGAGTCCGGGAGGCGGGTCCGCCTGCTCACCAGCCGCCTCTTCATGCGGCACCACGGGCTCCCGCGGTTCGGCACCACGGGGACCGTCCGGCCTCTGAAGCCGCTCGGCCTGGACAGAGTGGTGCTGGGAGCCCGCGGCCGGCAGAACCTCCGCTGGGCCGGAGCCGAGCAGGTCACCGGCGGGCTGCTGGAGCTCTGCCGCCCGGGACAGTGGCTGCTGGCCCGGCAGGGAGacccgctgctgctgccccgACACCCGGTGCCGGGAGAGGACCCGGGACAG cagctgttggagCTGCTGGTGTTGGACTGCAGTCCCGTGACGCAGGGACGGATCACCGCCGACACGTCCGTGGTTCTGACGGACTGCTGGGACTCGGCGGACCCCCCAGGACCCGCCCCGCCCTGCAGACCGCTCCGTCTGTGCGTGTCGGACTTCGCTCATTACGCCGACGGCCTCGGAGGGGGGCGGTCTCTCCTCGACAGCAGGAGGCTGCTGGGCCGGGGCTTCTCCGGCGTCCTGCAGGCGCTGGAGTGCCGGCTGGATGTGCGGGTGCTGGACGCTCAGCGCTGGTTCTGGGTCGGAGGTCAGCAGGGAGCCGCCGTGGACGTGGACAGCTGTGTGCTGGTgagcaaacagctgctgctcaggCTGGGGCTGTTTAACCGGGAGTGGGTGAAGCTGTCGTCCAGGCCGGACCTGAGGGGGGGCGTCTGCAGGGAGCGGCTGGTCTCGGTCCTGGTGCTGGATCCAGCTCAGAGTCCAGACCTGCAGAACCAGCATGAAGTCGGATTCATATCAACCACTCTGTGGTTCAACATGACGGGAGGAGACGAGATCCCCGAGAGGAGCTGCACACTGAGAGTGAAG AGGTGGAAACCGTCTCCGGCAGCGCCCGGCGGCCGTCACTCCGACACTTCCTGCCGCTCCGCCTCTCCACCGTTCGCCAGCGAGCTTCACGTCGAGCCGGTGGCGTCTCCGCTGTACAACAACCTGAGCTGCTGTGACAACATCCTGTCTGAACACTTCAGGACGCCGAG actggTCTCACAGGGAGACATCCTGACGGTTCCTGCTGAAAACCATCCAGACCTGCTGGAGAACAACTCAGAGGGGATACACAG GTGTCCGGTGCTGTTCTTCAGAGTGCACAAGGTGTGTCCGTCTGCAGAGAcacgaggaggagaagaagaagagggcgGAGCTCACCTGGCTGACAGACTGCACACCTCACTCTACatg CGAGCGTCCACCAACAGCCCCGTCCCCTCGTCCTCTGTGGGGGGAGCGTCTCTGTGGAGCAGCCCGTCTCCTCCGGGCCTCGACAAGACCGTCGAGCTCCTCGGCAGCACCATCCTCCCACACCTGCTCCACAG ctctctgtctgGTTGCACCGTCCTCCTTCACGGTCCCGCAGGAAGTGGTAAGGTGACGGCGGTGAGCGCGGCGAGTCGCAGACTGAACCTGCACCTGCTGAAG GTGGactgtgtgagcgtgtgtgccGACACTCCTGCAGCCTCCGAGGTGAAGCTGACGGCGGCGTTCCAGCGGGCCGGCGCCGTGCAGCCGTGCGTCCTGCTGCTCAGgaacctgcagctcctcctcagacCCCGCGGCGGCGCCGAGGACGACGGCAGAGTCACAGCCGCACTCTGCCAGCTGCTCAGCAGCGCCCCCAGCAG CGTGGTCGTCGTGGCGACCGTCTGCAGACCTCGGGACCTGTCTGCAGGGGTCGTGGCAGCGTTTGTCCACCAGGTGGCGTTAGAGAGTCCCACTGAGGAGCAGCGGCGCTCCATGCTGGTCAGCCTGAGCCGAGACCTTCACCTGGGAACGGACGTCAACCTGGACAGACTGTCCAAACTCACTGCG ggtTTAGTGTTGGGGGACCTGAGTGCTCTGCTGGTCGAGGCTGGTAGATCTGCCTGCAGGAGGCTGATTCACAGCTG TGCCGGCTGGCAGGAGGAGGATCTGTGCTCCAGTGGTGTGACCATCATGAACCAGGACTTCACCGCCGCCCTGGAGACCCTGCAGGACGCCCAGTCCACGGCCATCGGAGCCCCCAAG ATCCCTGATGTACGCTGGGACGATGTCGGAGGTCTGCAGCAGGTGAAGAAAGAGATCCTGGACACAGtccagcttcctctgcagcgtCCAGAGCTCCTGTCTCTGGGTCTGAACCGGACCGGAGTCCTGCTGTACGGACCACCAGGAACAGGAAAGACTCTGCTGGCTAAAGCTGTGGCTACTGAGTGCTCCATGACCTTCCTCAG tgtcaaAGGTCCAGAGCTCATCAACATGTACGTGGGTCAGAGTGAAGAGAACATCAGAGAAG TGTTCTGCAGAGCTCGCTCAGCTGCTCCCTGTGTCGTCTTCTTTGATGAGCTGGACTCTCTGGCGCCCAGCAGGGGGCGCAGTGGAGACTCCGGAGGTGTGATGGACAG AGTCGTGTCTCAGCTGCTCGCCGAGCTCGACGCTCTGAACTCGTCTGTCGGAGTTTTTGTGATCGGAGCCACGAACCGTCCGGATCTGCTGGACCAATCACTGCTGAGGCCCggcag GTTTGATAAACTCGTCTACGTTGGAATCAACGAGGACCGGGTCTCTCAGCTGCAGGTTCTCCGGGCCGTCCTCAGAAA GTTCCAGCTGGACCCGGCGGTCGACCTGCAGCAGGTGGTGGACCGCTGCCCCGCTCACGTGACCGGCGCCGACCTGTACGCTCTCTGTTCGGACGCCATGACGGCCGCCATCAAGAGGAAGATCGCTCTGATAGAGGAcg GTGTGGACTCGGAGGACTCTcccgtcctcctctctgctgacGATTTCTCTGCAGCGCTGCAAACCTTCAGGCCGTCGGTTTCAGAGCAGGAGCTGCTGCGATACAAGAACATCCAACAGAGACTCAGCGCCAAGTAG